Part of the Lebetimonas natsushimae genome is shown below.
TAAAACAGAAATATTTGAATTTGCAAAATATCTGGGAGTGCCTGAATCTATTATTAATAAACCGCCAAGTGCTGATTTGTGGAAAGGCCAAAGTGATGAAAAAGAACTCGGCTACTCTTATTCCCAGATTGACCCAGTTTTAATTGAATTTGTCGATAACAGAGCAACAAAAGAAGAGTTATTAGAAAAGTTTGATAAAAATTTAGTAGAATTTGTTTTAAAGAAAATTTATCAAAATCAGTTTAAAAGAAAAATGCCTATAATTGCCAAATTAAAATCAAGAACAGTCGGCCATGATTTCTTATACGAAAGAGATATTAAACTTTAAAATGGAAAATAGATAATGAAAAATGGGGAAATAAAAGAAAAAATTTTCAGATTTTTCGAAGAAATGTATTATTCCCCAAAATGGTACCATTATCCAGTTATTTTAGCATTACTTCCTTTTTCTTTTATTTATCTCATTATTGCTCATTTTAAATTTCCAAGAAATTATGAAGATATGAAAATTCCTATTATTTCCATTGGGAATATAATAACTGGCGGAAGCGGGAAGACTCCTTTGGCAATTGCTATTGCAAAACATTTAAAAGATAAAAAAATTGCGGTTGTTTTAAGAGGGTATAAAAGATTAAGTCAGGGACTTGTTGTAGTTAAAGATTTTAATGAAATATTGGTTCCTGTTGAAATAAGCGGTGATGAGGCGATGGAAATTGCTCTCTCTTCAAACGCCGCTGTAATAGTCAGCGAAGACAGAAAAAAAGGAATTGAAAAAGCAAAAGAACTGGGTTGTGAGGTTGTTATTTTAGATGACGGGTTCGATAAACCGTTTAAAAAATTAAATATAGTTATTGATAAAAAACTTAAAAACCCTTTTGTTTTGCCTGCAGGCGGTTACAGATACCCAAGACTTGCACTTAGATTTGCGGATATTATTTTAAGGGAAAATGTGGATTTTAAAAGGAATGTCAAAAAAACAAAGGGCGATGTTTTAATAAGTGCCATATCAAATCCAAAAAGGCTTTTAAAATATGCTGATGTGAAAGAATATAAATTTTTTCCGGATCATTATTTTTTTAAGAAAAAAGATATAAAAGCTTACAGAAATAAAACTATAGTGACAACCGAAAAAGATTATGTAAAATTAAAACAATTCGGTCTTAATTTAAAAGTTATTGAAATGGATTTGGAAATAAACAAAGAAATTTTAGATAAAATTGATGAATATGTTAAAATTTCATAAAAAAGGTAAATAATGGAGATCAAAGAACAACTTAAGCAAGACGAGCAGTTATTAGTCCAAGTTTTTAAATTGGAAAAGTTTATAAAAAAATACAGAATTCAATTAATAGTGGCAGCTATAATTCTGATTGTTTACATGATAGGTAAAACAACATATGATTATATAAAAACCCAGGAACTTATTAAGACCAATAACGCTTTTGATGAACTACTGGCTAATCCGAATGATAAAAAAGCACTTGATATCGTAAAAGAAAATAAAAAACTGTATGAACTTTATCTGTTAAGAGAAGGTAAAAATTTAAATGCAATAACTTCACCCGAGCTTAAAGAATTTGCCGCATATAAACTGGCTATGCAAAAAGGGGATATAAAATCACTTGATAATTATTTATTAAATCCTGAATATAAAGTTTTAAAAGACCCTGTAAGAGTTGCTTTAATAAGAGCTTATTTAAGAAAAGGAAACAGGAAAAAGGCCCTTGAAATATTCAAAGATATGGAACC
Proteins encoded:
- a CDS encoding tetraacyldisaccharide 4'-kinase; this encodes MKNGEIKEKIFRFFEEMYYSPKWYHYPVILALLPFSFIYLIIAHFKFPRNYEDMKIPIISIGNIITGGSGKTPLAIAIAKHLKDKKIAVVLRGYKRLSQGLVVVKDFNEILVPVEISGDEAMEIALSSNAAVIVSEDRKKGIEKAKELGCEVVILDDGFDKPFKKLNIVIDKKLKNPFVLPAGGYRYPRLALRFADIILRENVDFKRNVKKTKGDVLISAISNPKRLLKYADVKEYKFFPDHYFFKKKDIKAYRNKTIVTTEKDYVKLKQFGLNLKVIEMDLEINKEILDKIDEYVKIS
- a CDS encoding tetratricopeptide repeat protein; this translates as MEIKEQLKQDEQLLVQVFKLEKFIKKYRIQLIVAAIILIVYMIGKTTYDYIKTQELIKTNNAFDELLANPNDKKALDIVKENKKLYELYLLREGKNLNAITSPELKEFAAYKLAMQKGDIKSLDNYLLNPEYKVLKDPVRVALIRAYLRKGNRKKALEIFKDMEPNSKFADIAKYLLHYGIAK